The nucleotide window CGCCGAGCTGGCGGGCCAGGGTGTGGGTTACCACGCCCAGGACGAAGGTGCTGACCACCATCGCCACGGCGGTGATCAGAACGATCGGCACCGCGTTCGAGAGCGTGGCCTTTATGGCGTCCTCGCGGGCCGTGTCGAAGCCGAACACCGCGAGCAGGCCGTAGAGGAAGGTCACGATGAGGGCGGGGGCCCACATCGCGTAGTCCCGCATGACGAGGAAGGTCCGGCTCGGGCTGGTGACGATGCCCTTCAGCAGTTCCTTCCAGGGGAGGCGAGGACCCGCCGGCGGGGCAGGGGCCTGGCCGGCGCGGTAGGCGTCGCTCTGGGTGTACGGGTCTTCGCCGACCGAGAACATCTGGGTGTGGCCGGGGTTGTTCGCCGCGTACGGGTCGGCGCCGGGGCCGCCGCCGTGGGGGTGTCCGCCGTCGTCGCCGAAGTACTCCGGCTCGCCGTGGTTCCCATGACCCCCGTGCGTGCCGTAGCCCGGCCGGGTGCCGCCACCCTGCGTCTGCGGCCAGCCCGGACGACCGCCGCCCTGGCCGCCGTACGGCGGTTGCGGGGGCGTCTGGGCGTAGCCGTACGACGGGCCGCCGCGCTGCGGGGCCTGCTGTCCGTGCGGGGGGTTTTGCGGTCGCGCTTGAGGAGCGCCGTTGTCCCGGCCGCGTCCGATCCTGAATCCAGCCACGTCATCGAACGTACCTGGTCCGGCGCGACCGCGTGCCGGACCGGGGCCAACCGGCCCGGCTTTGCGGCCGAGCTGTGACATCCCCTAAGGGACCGTCAGGGAGTAAGCAGGGGGTAAGTAGGTGGTAAATAGGGGGTTGTCGGTGGTTCGTCAGAGGTTCGCCGGATGACCGTCAGTCGATCGCCAGTCGATCGCCAGTCGATCGTCAGCGGCTCGTCAGTGGCTCGCCAGGGTTTTGCCGTACGACAAGGCCGTTGACGGGGACGGGAGGCCGAGCTTCGCGGGGGTGAGGGCGTAGGACGTGGCCGAGGAGAGCTTCGGGAAGAGCCAGACCCCGCCCGACTTCGCGTTCTCGCCGGGGGCGCCGACCGTCGCGTCGGGGATGCCGTCGCCGTCGTAGTCGCCCGTCGCCACGGCCGTGCCGAAGGCGTCGCCGGTCTCCGCGACGCCGGGGACGCGCGGGGTGTCCTGGTTGTACGCGACGCTCGTGGCCTCGCCGAAGGGGTCGACGAGCCCGGTCTTGCTGCTCAGCAGCAGGGTGGCGGCGCCCGCGGCCTTGCGGGTGCCGATGGCCTCGCCGGGGGCGCCCGCGATCAGGTCGTCGCGGCCGTCGCGGTTCCAGTCCAGTACGGCCAGCGAGGCGCCGAAGCGGTCGCCGTCCTCGGCGCGGCCGTACACGCCGACCGTGTCCTGGTTGAGGGTCTGGGAGCGAGAGCCGAAGGAGCTCTTGGCGCCGTACAGGACGTGGATGCCGCCGCCCTTCGCGTACTCCTCCGGGCCGCACGGGTCGTCGATGTTCTCGTCGGCGATCTCGCGGCACTCGCCGAGGGCCAGGTCGTCCAGGCCGTCGCCGTCGAAGTCGCCGGTGGCGAGGGCGGAGGCGGCGCCGTTGTCCGAGTTCCAGGTGTTGGCCATGGTCCGGTCGGCCGGGTCCCAGGCCCACAGCCGCACGTGCGACTGGGTGTAGGGGGCGTTCACCGTGTGGTACGCGATCGCCAGGTCGTCCGTGCCGTCGGCGGTGAAGTCGCCGGTGGCGAGGAGCGGGGCGCGGCCGCCCATGGGGGTGTCGACGACCGTGGTGACGACGACGTCCTCTCCGCCGTCGACGACTGCGATGAGGACGACCTTATCCCGGCCGCCGATCACGATGTCCCGGCCGCCGTCGCCGGTCAGGTCCGCCGCGGCGACCGACAGGCCGTACGCGGCGGAGGCGGACGGGCCGGTGAGGACGTTCGAGCCCGGGCCGGGCCGGCCCTTCGTGGCGCTCTTCGAGCCGCCCACCGCGACGACCACGCCCGCGTCCGTGTGGCCGTTCACGTCCTCGCCGGGGGCGCCGACGAGCAGCTCCGCCACACCGTCGCCGTTCGTGTCGGCGAGGGCCACGGCGGCGCCGAAACGGTCGCCCGCCTCCGGGGTGCCGGGGATCTCGGGGGTGGCCTGGCTGACCCGGATGCCGCCGTGGGCGCCGATGCCCTTGGGGCCGCCCCACAGGACGTGCACGTAACCGGCCTTCGCCTTGCCGCCGACGGCGGCGTCGGGGACGCCGACGGCCAGGTCCGCGTACCCGTCCGCGTTGAAGTCGCTGGTGACGGGGGTGGGTTGGGGACCGGCGGCGGTCGCGGTGGGCGCGAGGGCCAGCCCGGCAGTGGTGGCCGCGACCACGGTGGCGGCGAGGGCGTACGTCCGTATGGTCCGTCTGTGCACGAGGGCTCCAGGTGGGTGGCCGAGCGGGAGCCGAAACTGCGGCTCTGTTCGTTCACCTGTGTGACACCTGGAGGGCGTGCGGGGTTGTGCGGTCCCGTCGGTGGTTCCTCGGTGGTTCCTCGGTGGTTCCTCGGTGGTTCGTCGGTGGTTCGTCGGTTGCTCCGTGGGCGTTACGCCCAGAACTCGCTCTCCTTCTCCAGGTCCTCCTGGCACTCGTCGATGTCGGTGACCTTGTCCCCGACGATCCGGAAGATCAGGCAGCCGTTCTGCTCGATCTGCTTGCCGCCTCGCTCGGCCGTGTAGCGGTGCACGGACACGGCGTGGCCGCGGCCGTCGACGCACACGTTCTGCAGCTCGACGCTGAACGTGCCGTTCGTCTCCGAGAAGAGCCGCTGGTACAGGTCGATCATCGCGTCCTGGCCCTTGTAGTCGCCGGACAGCAGATGGTCGCCGGGTACGTGGTGTGTGCAGTCGCCCGCGAAGAGGGTGCGCAGGTTGTCCATGTCGCCGCGGGTGAAGAGCTCGTAGCCCTTGCGGACGAGAGCGGCGTGGGGATGTTCAGCCATGACGATCGCCGGCTTTCCGTGGTTTCGGGGTCCCGGGGGCCCAAGGTTTGGGTGTATTGGGCTGATAGGGGAGATTATCCGCCGTTGTCGGGGGCGTGGCCAACGCGCGTATGGCTGCGCGGCGGACGGGCGGCCCTGGCGGCCTGGAAGGTGCGGAGTGCGGAGTGCGGAGTGCGGAGTACAACGGGGGAGCCGAGTACGACGATGACTGATGTGACAGACATGACTGATGTGACAGACGTGATTGATGCGACTGACGTGATTGATGCTGCTGACGTGGCTGACCTGGCAGATGTGACTGACATGGCTGACTACCGGGTCGCCCTCTGCGAGCAGAACTCCAACCGCTTCCTGGTCTACGGCCGCACCGAGACGGCCTGGAACAACACCACCGCCGACTGGGTCTTCGACCCGGGCAACAGCCGTACGCCCTGGAACAACCCCTTCGAGATCCGTTTCCGGAAGGTCGGCTCGGCGACGTACGCCTTCATGACGGCCGGGCAGCCCGGGAACGGGCGGGCGGGCGCGGTGAAGGTGATGGGGAACGGCAGCCGCCTCGGGTACCGGCATCTGTGCTGGCAGGCGAGCATCCCGACCTACCCGCACAGCATCGAGCACATCCCCGGCAGGAACGTGGTCGTCGTGGCGTGCTCGCACGGTCGTGGTCAGAAGGTCGGGGAGATCCGGGTGTACGGGCCGAGCGGCTCCGGGTGGGGCGCGACCCCTGTGCAGATCATCAACGGCGCGGCCCTGGGGAAGCTGGTCGAGCCGCACGGGGTGTTGTGGGACGACCAGGCGAACGTGCTGCGGGTGATCGGCGGCCCGGTGCTGCGGACGTACGAGGTGCGGGGCCGTGGCCGGGCCGCCCGGCTGCGGAAGGTGGGCGCCGACATCGACCTGCGCCGCGACGACGACGGCGCGGTACGGGCGGGCAAGCACTACGGCCATGACGTCCAGCCGGACTACTCGGACGCGGGCCGGTTGGTGATCACGGACTCGAACGGGGTGTACGCGGTGGACCGCCGTACGCGCCGGAAGACGGATCTGCGGGTCGGGGGCGAGTTCGCGCTGGTCAAGTCGTTCGTCATCCATCCGTCGGGCCAGTGGATGTGGACGCGTGACGTGACGGCGAGCGACAGCGTCTATGGCGGCGAGGTCGTGCGCTTCTCGACGGGCGGGGACCGGAGGAAGTCGTTGGCCCAGATCTACAAGGCGCGGATCGTGACTACGCGGTTCCACTGAGGGGGTTGCGGCGGGTGGGCGGAAGCGGTCGGTGGAAGCCCGCCTGGAGGGTGTGGAGGGTGACCGTGCCTCCGCCGAGCATCTCGGCCTTCTGGCGGAGCCGGGCCACGGCTGCCTGGGTCGGGCGGCCGTACACGTCGATGGATCTCATGCGGACGAGCGCGCCGAACGCGCGGAACTTCGGGCCGCCGAGTTCCAGGTGGAGTTCCAGGGAGGCGGAGTCGGGGTGGACGGCCACCGTGGTCATCGTGGACTCGGACTCGTCGATGTAGAAGCGGTAGGCGATGAGCTGGGGCTCGCGGGCCTCGATGAACGTGGCCAGGTCGTGCATACCGCTCTTGACCTGGGCGAGCTTGCCGTCGCGGATGTCGGAGCGGTCGATGTAGTAGAGGGGTTCCGCCATGGTGCCTGAACTTATCGTCGGGAGGTTGTTCGGTCCGCTCGACGCACGGTGGTTCTAGGGCTCTCCGTCGGCCACCGAGTCCAGGTACTGGCGCGCAGTTGCCGCAGGAGTCAGTCGGGCTTCGACGTCGTACCCAGTTCGCACCAGACGTACTTCCCGTACGAGCCGTTGACCGCGAACCACCCCCAGTCGTCCGCGTACGCGTCGATCAGGTGCAGGCCTCGGCCGGATTCGGTCGGGTCGGGGTGGGGGTTGATCGTCGGGGGTGTCGGGTCGGAGTCCCAGGCGCCGAGGCGGAAGGAGGGGCCGGACTGTCTGATCTTCAGGGACGCCGGGCCGGCTGTGTGGCGGATGGCGTTGCCGAGGAGTTCGGAGGCCAGTAGCTCCGCCGGGTCGAGGAGGGCGGGGAGGCCGTGGGTGGTGAGGATGTCGCGGAGGGCTCGGCGGCAGATGCCTACGGCTCGGGGGTCGTGGGGGATGTGGAGGGTGTACTCCCAGTCGGGCCGGTTCCGCATGTCGGTCTCCCGGTGGTGCGCAGGGGTGGGGGCGCTGTGGTGGTGCCGGGCGGTGGCTCTGTCGCGCCCGCCTTGGCAGGGCGGTGCGGTGCGCTTCCGGGGCCCCGGGGTGTCGCAGCGTGTGCGTCGCGTCACTGAAGGTAGGGGTGATGTATCACCCCGGTCAAGCTGAACTGGGATACTGGTGTCCCCAACTGCCGGGAGAGAAGGGCCTTATGCCAGCGAGGAGCATCGTCACCGTGCGCCAGCAACGCCTGGGTGCGGAACTGCGCAAGCTCCGGGAGAGGGCCGGGCTGACCGCCAGGGAAGCGGCCAAGGCGGCGGGCATCGCGGAGAGCAAGATCTCCATGACTGAGGCCGGCCGGGTCGGGGTGAGCGCGGAACGGCTGCGGCACCTGGCCAGTCAATACGCGTGCGACGATCCCGCGCTCGTCGACGCTCTGGTGGCCATGGCGACCGAGCGCGGGCGGGGCTGGTGGGAGGAGTACCGGGGGCGGGTGCCGTCGGGATACCTCGATCTGGCCGAGCTGGAGCACCATGCCGCGCACTTGACCAACTTCGAGTGCGTGCACATCCCGGGGCTGCTCCAGACCGAGGGGCAGGTGCGCGCGATCTTCGGGGCTTCGGTGCCGAAGCTGTCCGAGGAGGAGATCGAGACGCGGGTGGAGTTCAGGCTGCGCCGTCGGCAGGCTCTCGGGGGGATGCGGTACCTGGCGTTGATCCACGAAGCCGCGCTGCGGATCCGGGTGGCGGACCGCAAGGTGGCGCGGGATCAGTTGTCGTGGCTTCTGGAACGCGAAGTCGCCGTGCGTGTCGTGCCGTTCGACGTGGACGGCTTCGCCGGCGTCGCCGATCCGGTGGTGTACGCGGGCGGACCCGTTCGGGAGTTGGACACCGTCATGGTGGACAGCCAGCACGGCAGTGCTTTCCTGGACGCGGAGGCGCAACTCGCGCGCTATCGGGAGGTTCTCCGCAAGGTGGAGTCGGCCGCGTTGGGGGTCGTAGAGTCCCGGGAGCTGATTCACGGACTCGTACGCGAATGGTGAGAGGGCAGAGAATGGCGGACGGCATAACGTGGCAGAAGTCCTCGTTCTCCAGCGGCGGTGAGGCGGCCAACTGCCTCGAAGTCGCCGCCCCGGAAGCAGGCCGTGCGCTCCTCCGCGAAAGCGATGACCCGGCCACGGTCATAGCCCCCACCCCCACCGGCCTCGCCGCCCTCATACGCCATCTGAGCCGCTGACCGTGACCGTCCGGCTCTCGGCGGCAGCCACCCCCACCGCCCCCGCACTCACCCTCCGCCCCTGGCGGCCCGACGACGCGGCGGCGCTCGTGGTCGCTCATCGGGATCCCGGTATGCGCCGCTGGTTGGTCACGCATCTGGACAGTGAGGACGACGCTCGGCGGTGGGTCGACGAGCAGAGTGAGGGGTGGGCCAGTCGTACCCGGCTCGGTTTCGCCGTGCTCGAAGGCGCTGGTCGTCCCGTCGGGCATGTCGTGGTCAAGGTCG belongs to Streptomyces graminofaciens and includes:
- a CDS encoding ATP-binding protein; this translates as MRNRPDWEYTLHIPHDPRAVGICRRALRDILTTHGLPALLDPAELLASELLGNAIRHTAGPASLKIRQSGPSFRLGAWDSDPTPPTINPHPDPTESGRGLHLIDAYADDWGWFAVNGSYGKYVWCELGTTSKPD
- a CDS encoding DUF397 domain-containing protein, yielding MADGITWQKSSFSSGGEAANCLEVAAPEAGRALLRESDDPATVIAPTPTGLAALIRHLSR
- a CDS encoding helix-turn-helix domain-containing protein, whose translation is MRQQRLGAELRKLRERAGLTAREAAKAAGIAESKISMTEAGRVGVSAERLRHLASQYACDDPALVDALVAMATERGRGWWEEYRGRVPSGYLDLAELEHHAAHLTNFECVHIPGLLQTEGQVRAIFGASVPKLSEEEIETRVEFRLRRRQALGGMRYLALIHEAALRIRVADRKVARDQLSWLLEREVAVRVVPFDVDGFAGVADPVVYAGGPVRELDTVMVDSQHGSAFLDAEAQLARYREVLRKVESAALGVVESRELIHGLVREW
- a CDS encoding nuclear transport factor 2 family protein, with protein sequence MAEHPHAALVRKGYELFTRGDMDNLRTLFAGDCTHHVPGDHLLSGDYKGQDAMIDLYQRLFSETNGTFSVELQNVCVDGRGHAVSVHRYTAERGGKQIEQNGCLIFRIVGDKVTDIDECQEDLEKESEFWA
- a CDS encoding FG-GAP repeat protein, translating into MHRRTIRTYALAATVVAATTAGLALAPTATAAGPQPTPVTSDFNADGYADLAVGVPDAAVGGKAKAGYVHVLWGGPKGIGAHGGIRVSQATPEIPGTPEAGDRFGAAVALADTNGDGVAELLVGAPGEDVNGHTDAGVVVAVGGSKSATKGRPGPGSNVLTGPSASAAYGLSVAAADLTGDGGRDIVIGGRDKVVLIAVVDGGEDVVVTTVVDTPMGGRAPLLATGDFTADGTDDLAIAYHTVNAPYTQSHVRLWAWDPADRTMANTWNSDNGAASALATGDFDGDGLDDLALGECREIADENIDDPCGPEEYAKGGGIHVLYGAKSSFGSRSQTLNQDTVGVYGRAEDGDRFGASLAVLDWNRDGRDDLIAGAPGEAIGTRKAAGAATLLLSSKTGLVDPFGEATSVAYNQDTPRVPGVAETGDAFGTAVATGDYDGDGIPDATVGAPGENAKSGGVWLFPKLSSATSYALTPAKLGLPSPSTALSYGKTLASH
- a CDS encoding Yip1 family protein; the encoded protein is MSQLGRKAGPVGPGPARGRAGPGTFDDVAGFRIGRGRDNGAPQARPQNPPHGQQAPQRGGPSYGYAQTPPQPPYGGQGGGRPGWPQTQGGGTRPGYGTHGGHGNHGEPEYFGDDGGHPHGGGPGADPYAANNPGHTQMFSVGEDPYTQSDAYRAGQAPAPPAGPRLPWKELLKGIVTSPSRTFLVMRDYAMWAPALIVTFLYGLLAVFGFDTAREDAIKATLSNAVPIVLITAVAMVVSTFVLGVVTHTLARQLGGDGAWQPTVGLSMLIMSLTDAPRLVVAMFAGGDASFVQILGWATWVAAGALLTLMVSKSHDLPWPKALGASAIQLIAILSIIKLGTF